In Paenibacillus sp. J23TS9, a single genomic region encodes these proteins:
- a CDS encoding PleD family two-component system response regulator, whose amino-acid sequence MPQSVTLQREQKTDVYHNLGERLKETSRELCGIMFLYCSGNPPQLESRVRDFLQHESGLEIEVLKDSSTQTLAILLPGFTLDATHYQALLLKQYLQETMEDADPRITLTVFPGQVDPTPGVLKQMAESTRLSTSSDIHIFTKEEAIQEPGRILIVDNDDTIREFLTIRLKMQGFETLEALDGTSALELIEKWEPDLVLTELNLYGIDGLPFIHQIQQLPVENTPKIVVLTEQRVERTISQCFKNGVDDYVTKPFSPVELDARIHRCFH is encoded by the coding sequence ATGCCCCAATCCGTAACATTGCAGCGCGAACAGAAAACCGACGTGTATCACAATCTCGGAGAACGTCTTAAGGAGACCTCCCGGGAGCTTTGCGGAATCATGTTTCTGTACTGCAGCGGCAATCCTCCACAGCTGGAGAGCCGGGTGCGCGACTTTCTGCAGCATGAATCCGGGTTGGAAATTGAAGTGCTGAAAGACAGCTCCACGCAAACACTTGCGATTCTGCTGCCGGGATTCACACTCGATGCGACCCATTACCAGGCGCTGCTGCTCAAGCAGTATTTACAGGAAACTATGGAGGATGCTGATCCGCGGATCACATTGACCGTTTTCCCGGGACAAGTTGATCCTACGCCGGGGGTACTGAAGCAGATGGCCGAGTCAACCAGGCTCAGCACATCATCGGACATTCATATTTTCACCAAAGAAGAAGCCATCCAGGAGCCTGGACGCATTCTTATAGTCGATAATGACGATACCATCCGCGAGTTCTTGACCATTCGCCTCAAAATGCAGGGATTTGAAACCCTCGAGGCGCTTGACGGCACATCGGCTCTGGAGCTGATTGAGAAGTGGGAGCCGGATCTGGTGCTGACAGAGCTTAATCTCTACGGCATTGACGGATTGCCCTTTATCCACCAAATCCAGCAGCTGCCGGTAGAGAATACGCCTAAAATTGTCGTTCTGACCGAACAACGGGTGGAGCGAACCATTAGCCAGTGCTTTAAAAACGGCGTTGACGACTATGTAACCAAACCTTTTTCTCCGGTCGAGCTGGATGCCCGAATACACCGGTGTTTTCACTAA
- a CDS encoding nucleotide sugar dehydrogenase, giving the protein MNQEYEQLLSGIENKKAVLGVVGLGYVGLPLAVEMVKQGFTVIGIDVDPSKIEQIYHGESYITDISSEELKACVASGRFKPTTDYSMITVIDALSICVPTPLSENQDPDTSYITSVVDQIKMHMKKGILITLESTTYPGTTEELIQEKIEELGFQVGEDFFLCFSPERVDPSNVRFNTFNTPKVIGGTTQACLTLGTALYSKYVEKVVPVTSPKVAEMSKLLENTFRSVNIAFINEMAMMCDRMGIDIWEVIDAAATKPFGFMPFYPGPGIGGHCIPLDPMYLSWKAKGFRFYSKFIELAQSTNDNMPYYVINKTSTILNEYAKSIKKSSILVLGMAYKPDISDLRESPALEVYELYKENGANVEYYDPHAVSFRDKHGETVHSVAYDLAKFKTYDCIVLTTNHSGLDYGEIAAMGVPILDTRNAFSSFNEPHIYKIGHSVQHIEEPNMALIV; this is encoded by the coding sequence GTGAATCAGGAATATGAACAACTGTTGAGTGGAATTGAGAATAAGAAAGCTGTATTGGGTGTTGTAGGTCTGGGATATGTCGGACTTCCGCTTGCTGTCGAAATGGTCAAGCAGGGATTTACAGTCATCGGGATTGACGTGGATCCGTCCAAAATCGAACAAATATACCATGGGGAATCGTATATTACCGACATCTCTTCGGAAGAGCTCAAGGCATGTGTGGCCAGCGGCCGTTTCAAGCCAACAACGGATTACAGCATGATTACTGTCATTGATGCACTCAGTATCTGTGTTCCGACTCCGCTCAGCGAGAACCAGGATCCGGACACTTCCTATATTACAAGCGTGGTTGATCAGATTAAGATGCATATGAAAAAAGGAATTCTCATCACGCTGGAAAGCACCACGTATCCAGGAACCACCGAGGAATTGATTCAGGAAAAAATCGAGGAGCTTGGTTTCCAGGTAGGTGAGGATTTCTTCCTTTGCTTCTCGCCTGAGCGCGTCGATCCTTCCAATGTACGCTTCAATACATTCAATACCCCTAAAGTTATCGGGGGAACAACGCAGGCCTGCCTGACTCTCGGTACCGCTCTTTATTCGAAATATGTGGAAAAGGTTGTACCGGTCACATCACCAAAGGTTGCTGAAATGTCCAAATTGCTTGAAAATACATTCCGCAGTGTCAACATCGCGTTCATTAACGAAATGGCAATGATGTGCGACCGCATGGGCATCGATATCTGGGAAGTCATTGATGCGGCTGCAACGAAGCCGTTTGGCTTCATGCCGTTCTACCCAGGTCCGGGAATCGGCGGACACTGCATCCCGCTGGATCCGATGTATCTTTCCTGGAAAGCCAAGGGCTTCCGGTTCTACAGTAAATTTATTGAGCTGGCGCAGTCCACCAATGACAATATGCCATATTACGTAATTAACAAAACATCCACCATTTTGAATGAATATGCCAAGTCCATCAAAAAATCATCCATTCTGGTGCTGGGTATGGCATATAAGCCAGACATCAGCGATTTGCGCGAGTCTCCGGCGCTTGAGGTATATGAACTGTACAAAGAGAACGGAGCCAATGTTGAATACTATGATCCGCATGCTGTCAGCTTCCGTGACAAGCATGGGGAGACCGTTCACAGCGTAGCCTATGATCTGGCGAAGTTCAAGACCTATGATTGCATTGTTCTGACCACAAACCACAGTGGACTGGATTACGGCGAGATCGCAGCCATGGGCGTACCGATTTTGGATACACGTAATGCGTTCAGCAGCTTCAACGAGCCGCATATTTATAAAATCGGACATTCGGTTCAGCATATTGAAGAGCCAAACATGGCATTGATTGTATAA
- a CDS encoding glycosyltransferase, which translates to MIVNILYFAIMGLSYRNISTIFRRSKYSSYNTLSGSELVPSVSLLVPAYNEELTIIENVYCLMTLNYPNYEVIVINDGSSDETLSVLIAEFKLEKMSNPEIRGTIETNEMRGIYHNPDYPQLFIIDKENGGKADSLNAGINFSHYPLISSIDADSLLEKDALIRMARMYMENPEEMVAIGGDVRIANGCLIENGAVKKVSLPRKIWPMFQSIEYLKAFLGGRIGWSHINGLVIVSGAFGLFRKDYVIAVGGYRGGYPGEDMNIIIKLHRYMLSHKLPYKVAFCPEAVCWTQAPDSYKIISNQRMRWGRGNLKNMIENRGMLFNPKYKVMGMITMPYNVLFETFNPYFRITGLLALIGYTLLDMTHWRILLTFFLLNFLSGYLLSVGAIILEEIAFRRFKKLSDLWKMLLFSALKFAGYHQLGVIWRVQGHIQYLRKNNSWGAMTRQSWKEESETA; encoded by the coding sequence ATGATCGTTAATATTCTGTATTTTGCGATTATGGGATTGTCATACCGTAACATCTCAACGATATTCAGAAGATCCAAGTATTCCAGCTATAATACGCTTTCTGGCTCCGAGCTGGTGCCATCGGTGTCGCTGCTGGTTCCGGCCTATAATGAAGAGCTGACGATTATCGAGAATGTGTACTGCCTGATGACGCTGAATTATCCGAATTACGAGGTTATCGTGATCAATGACGGCTCAAGCGACGAGACGCTGTCTGTTCTAATCGCGGAATTCAAGCTTGAAAAGATGTCCAATCCGGAAATCAGGGGGACCATCGAAACGAATGAAATGAGAGGCATTTATCACAATCCCGATTATCCACAGCTGTTTATTATAGATAAAGAAAATGGAGGCAAGGCGGATTCGCTGAATGCCGGCATCAACTTTTCACATTATCCGCTGATATCTTCCATTGATGCTGATTCGCTTCTGGAGAAGGATGCACTGATCCGGATGGCCCGCATGTATATGGAAAATCCGGAGGAGATGGTGGCGATCGGCGGCGATGTCCGCATAGCGAACGGCTGCCTGATCGAGAATGGTGCGGTAAAAAAAGTTTCGCTGCCGCGGAAAATATGGCCGATGTTTCAGTCTATCGAATACTTAAAAGCATTTCTAGGCGGACGGATTGGCTGGAGTCATATAAATGGTCTTGTTATCGTCTCTGGAGCCTTTGGGCTGTTCCGCAAGGACTATGTCATTGCCGTCGGTGGTTACCGGGGCGGTTATCCCGGTGAAGACATGAACATTATTATCAAGCTCCACCGGTATATGCTAAGCCACAAGCTGCCGTATAAAGTAGCCTTTTGTCCCGAGGCGGTTTGCTGGACCCAGGCTCCTGATTCATACAAAATCATCTCCAACCAACGGATGCGCTGGGGCCGGGGAAATCTCAAAAACATGATCGAGAACCGCGGGATGCTATTTAATCCAAAGTATAAGGTCATGGGTATGATCACGATGCCGTACAACGTTTTATTTGAAACATTTAACCCTTATTTTAGAATCACGGGCCTGTTGGCTCTGATAGGATATACGCTTTTGGATATGACGCATTGGCGCATACTGCTTACTTTCTTTCTTCTGAACTTCCTGAGCGGCTATCTGCTGAGTGTGGGTGCCATTATTTTGGAGGAGATTGCTTTCCGCAGGTTCAAGAAACTTTCCGATCTATGGAAAATGCTGCTCTTCTCCGCCCTCAAATTTGCTGGCTACCATCAGCTTGGCGTTATATGGCGTGTACAAGGCCATATTCAGTATCTCCGGAAAAACAATTCCTGGGGAGCGATGACAAGACAAAGCTGGAAGGAAGAAAGCGAGACTGCCTAA
- a CDS encoding HEAT repeat domain-containing protein has protein sequence MFSHLMVAYIFIYICLGLIGLGIILLFQMKISHNKEQQRREMYEQKHHDYFMYIQAHIEDKGALRLPPGKLKPLERKVIQDKYMEWIEQFKGEYRTHLIQLCRDAGFVEADLKGLRSFRFGRRLEAAYRLGGMRAEEAVPDLLQMLQKGKYTSLSIVIARSIAKSAENDEDVLTMLRSLLSHGKPIHHLAADIMLETGLDASSILMKLLDDSDPALVKVGLVAMWGQAVPEVMPVLGRLVGSEEKDVRAEAVKLYLSSNPALKDETIVQLMSDRDWEVRAAAAKALGPLHAAGSIPLLVKSLQDANWRVRHNSAESLAALGEAGFEALCQAALSGAGIQREAALQRIELVMEKVEEHSAIEQMVAYNKKRLIHDRYFGVKQPVRRVTGVAAVGGDYTA, from the coding sequence ATGTTCTCGCATTTAATGGTCGCATATATATTTATCTATATATGCCTCGGACTGATTGGCTTGGGAATTATACTTCTGTTCCAGATGAAAATCTCACATAACAAAGAACAGCAGCGCAGAGAAATGTATGAGCAAAAGCATCATGATTACTTTATGTATATCCAGGCTCATATTGAGGATAAGGGGGCGCTCCGGCTGCCCCCGGGTAAGCTGAAGCCGCTAGAGCGCAAGGTAATTCAGGATAAATACATGGAATGGATTGAGCAGTTTAAAGGAGAATACCGCACACATCTGATCCAGCTCTGCAGAGACGCGGGATTCGTGGAAGCTGACCTGAAAGGACTGCGCAGCTTCCGCTTTGGACGCCGACTTGAGGCGGCTTATCGTCTCGGGGGCATGCGTGCCGAAGAAGCTGTGCCGGACCTGCTGCAGATGCTGCAGAAAGGCAAATACACCTCGCTTTCCATTGTTATTGCACGTTCCATTGCCAAGAGTGCAGAAAACGACGAGGATGTCCTTACAATGTTGAGGAGCTTACTGTCTCACGGGAAGCCGATCCATCATTTGGCAGCAGATATTATGCTGGAAACAGGGCTGGATGCGAGCAGCATTCTGATGAAGCTGCTGGATGATTCGGACCCGGCTCTCGTCAAGGTGGGGCTGGTAGCCATGTGGGGACAGGCTGTTCCCGAAGTTATGCCTGTTCTGGGAAGACTGGTTGGCTCCGAAGAGAAGGATGTTCGCGCCGAGGCGGTCAAGCTGTATCTCAGCTCGAACCCTGCGCTTAAGGATGAGACCATTGTCCAGCTGATGAGCGACCGCGACTGGGAGGTTCGGGCCGCAGCTGCCAAAGCGCTGGGTCCACTGCATGCTGCGGGGAGCATACCGCTTCTGGTCAAGTCACTTCAGGATGCAAACTGGAGAGTGCGGCATAACAGTGCCGAGAGCTTGGCAGCACTTGGCGAAGCTGGATTTGAAGCCCTGTGCCAGGCCGCGCTCAGCGGAGCAGGAATCCAGCGCGAGGCCGCATTGCAGCGCATTGAGCTTGTAATGGAGAAGGTAGAGGAGCATAGTGCAATTGAACAAATGGTGGCCTACAACAAAAAGCGGCTTATTCACGACCGTTATTTTGGAGTGAAACAGCCGGTTAGACGAGTGACTGGCGTAGCTGCGGTAGGAGGGGATTACACTGCTTAG